From the Spiroplasma sp. BIUS-1 genome, one window contains:
- the rpoC gene encoding DNA-directed RNA polymerase subunit beta' — protein sequence MKNSNKRMIKIELASPDVIRSWSRGEVTKPETINYKTLKTEKEGLFNERIFGPTRNYECTCGKYKKVKNKGKICERCGVEITESIVRRERMGHIELEEPVTHIWMLKVAPSRIASILDLKTKEVEEVVYFVSYIVLDPGNSKHLKKGMVLDLGNAKASVKTREKLLKTLEDVKAGIEPDTFAWKRADNLINQLRTPNTPFSMDEAATFISRHINAKFGIGASAIEDLLKNIDLDKEIEKIREDLREKKGSSEQNKLMKRLEVIDSLKKSQSRPEWMILHVIPVIPPDIRPIIQLDGGRFTTSEINDLYRRIIIRNERLKKVKSMGAPSIIVNNEKRMLQEAVDALLDNERKPRPVTGKDKRPLKSLTSILKGKQGRFRQNLLGKRVDYSGRSVIAIGPDLKMYQAGIPRDMAITLFKPFIIRRLQEKDLAENVKVAEKMISTNDAKVWDILEEVIKDRPVLLNRAPTLHRLGIQAFEPKLVKGKAIRLHPLVTTAFNADFDGDQMAVHLPISDEAVAEARALMLGSKAILGPKDGKPIVTPTQDMILGNYYITTEEKGVDGEGTLFANYDEVKIAYETNSVSLNAIVAIPVSELLNKKISDKHKDKFLVTTVGKIFFNQMFVEEFPWIVNSNINNAEEEIEKFIIDGNTDIRSYIANEYQIQQPIKKKELSSIIERYFKLYGAQKTAQMLDNMKDLGFKFSSKSGTTISAADVVAYTEKFDEFKVADEKVAQITEFYNMGMLTKTEKKRRVINVWSQVKDKIQNRLEDVLKKDPKNPVFVMADSGARGNVSNFTQLVGMRGLMNDPKGDIKEIPIKSSFREGLTVSEYFISTHGARKGMADVALKTADSGYLTRRLVDISQEIIVTEDDCKTTKGFDVHSIIETKHDNIIVPLKDRLVGRFTFNDVIDAKGKTIVEANTLITLSIADDIINAGVEEVQIRTVLTCDTNRGVCRKCYGVNLATGEIVTIGEPVGVIAAQSIGEPGTQLTMRTFHTGGVAGGADITQGLPRIKELLDVTNSKGSIAIISQIDGVVKEAKEEDGIISIVVESEQDERKYKSQYGAILRVTEGEVVTRGQKLTEGAINIKELLEVARIEDVQNYILKEVQKVYRLQGIEISDKYIEIIVKQMLNKVKIIDSGETELLPGEVISSRTFRTEVKNAIMAGKKPPLAKHVIFGIKKAPLESDSWLSSASFQDTARVLVKAVIKGKIDKLEGLKENIMLGNLIPAGTGLTGSADIIKKGKETYDSEY from the coding sequence ATGAAAAATTCAAACAAAAGAATGATTAAAATCGAATTAGCTTCTCCTGACGTAATCAGAAGTTGATCACGTGGTGAAGTTACTAAACCAGAAACAATAAACTACAAAACATTAAAAACAGAAAAAGAAGGTCTATTTAATGAAAGAATCTTTGGACCAACAAGAAACTATGAATGTACTTGTGGTAAATATAAAAAAGTAAAAAACAAAGGAAAAATTTGTGAACGTTGTGGAGTAGAAATTACTGAATCAATCGTTAGACGTGAAAGAATGGGTCACATTGAGTTAGAAGAACCAGTTACTCATATTTGAATGTTAAAAGTTGCCCCTTCAAGAATAGCTTCAATTTTAGATTTAAAAACTAAAGAAGTTGAAGAAGTTGTTTACTTTGTAAGTTACATTGTTTTAGATCCAGGAAATTCAAAACACCTTAAAAAAGGTATGGTTTTAGATTTAGGAAACGCTAAAGCTAGTGTAAAAACAAGAGAAAAATTATTAAAAACTCTTGAAGATGTTAAAGCTGGTATTGAACCAGATACATTTGCTTGAAAAAGAGCAGATAACCTAATTAATCAATTAAGAACTCCAAACACTCCATTCTCAATGGATGAAGCTGCAACATTTATTTCAAGACACATCAATGCTAAATTTGGAATCGGAGCAAGTGCTATCGAAGACTTATTAAAAAACATTGACTTAGATAAAGAAATTGAAAAAATAAGAGAAGACTTAAGAGAGAAAAAAGGTTCATCAGAACAAAACAAATTAATGAAACGTCTTGAAGTTATTGATTCATTAAAAAAATCACAATCAAGACCAGAGTGAATGATATTACATGTAATACCTGTAATTCCACCAGACATTAGACCAATTATTCAATTGGACGGAGGTAGATTTACTACTTCTGAAATAAACGACTTATATAGAAGAATCATTATTAGAAATGAACGTCTAAAAAAAGTTAAATCAATGGGAGCTCCAAGTATTATTGTTAACAACGAAAAACGTATGTTACAAGAAGCTGTTGATGCACTATTGGATAATGAACGTAAACCAAGACCAGTTACTGGAAAAGATAAACGTCCATTAAAATCATTAACATCAATCTTAAAAGGAAAACAAGGAAGATTCCGTCAAAACCTTTTAGGAAAACGTGTTGACTACTCAGGTCGTTCAGTTATTGCTATTGGACCAGATTTAAAAATGTACCAAGCAGGTATTCCAAGAGATATGGCTATTACATTGTTTAAACCATTCATTATCAGAAGATTACAAGAAAAAGATCTTGCTGAAAACGTTAAAGTAGCAGAAAAAATGATTTCAACAAACGATGCAAAAGTTTGAGATATCCTAGAAGAAGTTATTAAAGACAGACCGGTTTTACTAAACCGTGCCCCTACACTTCACCGTTTAGGTATTCAAGCATTTGAACCAAAATTAGTTAAAGGTAAAGCAATAAGACTTCACCCATTAGTAACTACAGCTTTCAACGCCGACTTCGATGGGGACCAAATGGCTGTCCACTTACCAATTAGTGATGAAGCAGTTGCTGAAGCTAGAGCACTTATGTTAGGATCAAAAGCAATTCTTGGACCAAAAGATGGTAAACCAATTGTTACTCCTACTCAAGATATGATTTTAGGAAACTACTACATTACCACTGAAGAAAAAGGTGTTGATGGAGAAGGAACTTTATTTGCAAACTACGATGAAGTAAAAATAGCATATGAAACAAACTCAGTTTCATTAAATGCAATTGTTGCAATTCCGGTTAGTGAATTATTAAACAAAAAAATATCTGACAAACATAAAGATAAATTCTTAGTTACAACAGTTGGTAAAATATTCTTTAACCAAATGTTTGTTGAAGAATTCCCATGAATTGTTAACTCAAACATTAACAACGCAGAAGAAGAAATTGAAAAATTCATTATTGATGGAAACACTGATATCAGAAGTTACATTGCAAATGAATATCAAATTCAACAACCAATTAAGAAAAAAGAATTATCTTCAATTATTGAAAGATACTTCAAATTATATGGAGCACAAAAAACTGCTCAAATGTTAGATAACATGAAAGACTTAGGATTCAAATTCTCTTCAAAATCAGGAACAACAATCAGTGCTGCTGACGTTGTTGCTTATACAGAAAAATTTGATGAATTCAAAGTTGCTGATGAAAAAGTGGCTCAAATTACTGAGTTCTACAACATGGGTATGTTAACAAAAACTGAGAAAAAACGTCGTGTAATCAACGTTTGATCACAAGTTAAAGACAAAATTCAAAATAGACTTGAAGATGTTCTTAAAAAAGACCCAAAAAACCCAGTATTTGTTATGGCCGATTCAGGAGCTCGTGGTAACGTATCTAACTTTACACAGTTGGTAGGTATGAGGGGACTTATGAATGACCCTAAAGGGGACATTAAAGAAATTCCAATTAAATCATCATTCCGTGAAGGACTTACTGTGTCTGAATACTTTATTTCTACCCACGGGGCAAGAAAAGGTATGGCCGACGTTGCCTTAAAAACAGCCGATTCAGGATACTTAACAAGAAGACTTGTTGATATTTCACAAGAAATTATTGTTACTGAAGATGACTGTAAAACAACAAAAGGTTTCGATGTACACTCAATTATCGAAACAAAACATGACAACATCATCGTTCCTTTAAAAGACAGACTTGTTGGAAGATTTACTTTCAATGATGTTATTGATGCAAAAGGAAAAACAATTGTTGAAGCTAACACATTAATAACATTATCAATTGCTGACGATATTATTAATGCTGGTGTTGAAGAAGTTCAAATTAGAACTGTATTAACATGTGATACAAACCGTGGTGTATGTAGAAAATGTTATGGTGTAAACTTAGCAACTGGAGAAATCGTAACTATCGGTGAACCAGTTGGGGTTATTGCCGCACAATCAATTGGTGAACCTGGTACTCAGCTAACTATGCGTACTTTCCATACCGGAGGGGTTGCAGGGGGAGCAGATATTACTCAAGGTCTACCTCGTATTAAAGAATTACTTGACGTTACAAATTCAAAAGGATCAATTGCTATAATTTCACAAATCGATGGAGTTGTAAAAGAAGCAAAAGAAGAAGATGGAATTATCTCTATTGTTGTAGAATCTGAACAAGATGAAAGAAAATACAAATCACAATATGGAGCTATCTTAAGAGTAACTGAAGGTGAAGTAGTAACTCGTGGTCAAAAATTAACTGAAGGTGCAATAAACATCAAAGAATTATTAGAAGTTGCAAGAATTGAAGACGTACAAAACTACATCTTAAAAGAAGTACAAAAAGTTTACCGTCTACAAGGGATTGAAATTTCAGATAAGTATATTGAAATTATTGTTAAACAAATGTTGAACAAAGTTAAAATTATTGACTCAGGAGAAACTGAATTACTTCCAGGTGAAGTTATATCATCTAGAACATTCAGAACAGAAGTTAAAAATGCAATTATGGCAGGTAAAAAACCACCTCTTGCAAAACACGTTATCTTTGGTATCAAAAAAGCACCACTTGAATCAGATTCATGATTATCAAGTGCATCATTCCAAGATACAGCAAGAGTTCTTGTAAAAGCAGTTATCAAAGGAAAAATTGATAAACTTGAAGGATTAAAAGAAAACATTATGTTAGGAAACTTAATCCCAGCAGGAACTGGATTGACTGGTAGTGCAGATATCATTAAAAAAGGTAAAGAAACTTACGATTCAGAATACTAG
- the rpiB gene encoding ribose 5-phosphate isomerase B — MKIFIGNDHAAVEMKNKIVEYLNSKGHEVVNIGTDSNDSVDYPDFGKEVAQRVVQENTLGIVICGSGIGISIAANKVKGARAALCYEDQTAMLAREHNNANILALGARFIANEKAVRLVDIFLNTKFEERHANRVEKLNNQ, encoded by the coding sequence ATGAAAATTTTTATAGGAAACGACCATGCAGCTGTTGAAATGAAAAATAAAATAGTTGAATACCTAAATTCTAAAGGACATGAAGTTGTAAATATTGGAACAGATTCAAATGATTCTGTTGATTATCCAGACTTTGGAAAAGAAGTTGCACAAAGAGTTGTGCAAGAAAATACTTTAGGAATAGTAATATGTGGTAGTGGTATTGGAATATCAATTGCTGCAAATAAAGTAAAAGGTGCGCGTGCTGCACTTTGTTATGAAGATCAAACTGCAATGTTGGCAAGAGAACATAACAACGCAAACATCTTGGCTCTAGGGGCAAGATTTATTGCAAATGAAAAAGCAGTTAGATTAGTAGATATTTTTTTAAACACAAAGTTTGAAGAGAGACATGCAAATAGAGTAGAAAAACTTAACAATCAATAG
- the upp gene encoding uracil phosphoribosyltransferase, whose translation MAFTIIKHPLILDKLTRMRKEETSSKDFRENLNEIGQLMVYEIFRDVPLTEIDIKTPVVETKGFTLDMPVVLVPIIRAGLGMTEGIQRLVPTSRIAHVGLYRDEETLEPVQYFAKTTKDIESSYVIVVDPMLATGGSASKAIEIAKGWGAKQIKFVCLVAVQEGVDRITKDHPDVDIYTASLDPILNEHGYIVPGLGDAGDRIFGTK comes from the coding sequence ATGGCATTTACAATAATTAAACATCCACTAATTCTTGATAAACTTACAAGAATGAGAAAAGAAGAAACATCTTCAAAAGATTTTAGAGAAAATCTAAATGAGATTGGACAATTAATGGTATATGAAATTTTTAGAGATGTACCTTTAACTGAAATAGACATTAAAACACCAGTAGTTGAAACTAAAGGTTTTACATTAGATATGCCTGTTGTTTTAGTTCCAATTATTAGAGCTGGTTTAGGAATGACAGAAGGAATCCAAAGATTGGTTCCAACTTCAAGAATAGCTCACGTTGGTTTATACAGAGATGAAGAAACTTTAGAACCTGTTCAATATTTTGCAAAAACTACAAAAGATATAGAATCAAGTTATGTTATTGTTGTAGATCCAATGTTAGCAACTGGTGGTAGTGCATCAAAAGCTATTGAAATAGCAAAAGGTTGAGGAGCAAAACAAATAAAATTTGTATGTTTGGTTGCTGTTCAAGAGGGTGTTGATAGAATTACAAAAGATCACCCAGATGTAGATATTTATACAGCAAGTTTAGATCCAATTCTAAATGAACACGGATATATAGTTCCTGGACTTGGAGATGCTGGAGATAGAATATTTGGTACAAAATAA
- a CDS encoding MG406 family protein yields MLLKNKRALIVISLISIILVLLSILTLFKVVDYTFITGYVLGTGFLYMAILFIALSTKNLTLNLNPYNFVFFSTIRIGFYIVPFLISFYLPIAFSIYGVLIAFIVNWMPFIFIRKSSK; encoded by the coding sequence ATGTTACTTAAAAACAAAAGAGCACTTATAGTTATATCTCTTATTTCGATTATTCTAGTTTTATTATCAATTCTTACTTTGTTTAAAGTTGTTGACTATACATTTATTACAGGGTACGTTTTAGGAACTGGTTTTTTGTATATGGCAATTTTATTTATTGCTTTATCTACAAAAAACTTAACCTTAAACCTTAATCCTTACAATTTTGTATTTTTCTCAACAATAAGAATTGGTTTCTACATCGTTCCATTCCTTATAAGTTTTTATTTACCGATCGCTTTCAGTATTTATGGAGTGTTAATAGCTTTTATAGTAAATTGAATGCCTTTCATTTTTATTAGAAAAAGCAGTAAGTAA
- a CDS encoding F0F1 ATP synthase subunit A, translating into MFLADEGMMDVWDKITPQLLSILLTCIIICTFCIVYNVKIRNYKEDKKLTGFLVLTEMFITKVENLVVTIMGKAHRKLTPYIMYIFMYIIVSSVVALIGIEPLTSSYTVTLSMAIVTFIGIYYYGLRYQKLAFFKRYYNPIEIIGQFVPLISLSFRLFGNILGGSILLGLLYASLIQLQGNIFWPSGPGMDWDNKLNYWWAGFNIFSVISLPWLHLYFDLFDGVIQSIVFSMLTLSYWSGAKNGEGANEGKEKLER; encoded by the coding sequence ATGTTCCTTGCTGATGAAGGCATGATGGATGTTTGAGACAAAATAACACCTCAGCTATTATCTATACTATTAACTTGCATTATAATTTGTACATTTTGTATTGTATACAATGTCAAAATAAGAAATTATAAAGAAGATAAAAAGTTAACTGGTTTTTTAGTTTTAACAGAAATGTTTATAACAAAAGTTGAAAATCTTGTTGTAACAATTATGGGTAAAGCTCACAGAAAGTTAACACCATACATTATGTATATATTTATGTATATAATTGTTTCTTCTGTAGTTGCATTAATAGGAATAGAACCTTTAACAAGTTCTTATACTGTAACTTTGTCAATGGCAATAGTTACTTTCATAGGTATATATTATTACGGATTAAGATATCAAAAATTAGCTTTCTTTAAAAGGTATTACAATCCAATTGAAATCATAGGACAATTTGTGCCTTTGATATCACTTTCATTCAGGTTATTTGGAAATATTCTTGGAGGATCAATTTTATTAGGATTGCTTTATGCAAGTTTAATTCAACTTCAAGGAAATATTTTTTGACCTAGTGGTCCAGGAATGGATTGAGATAATAAATTAAATTACTGATGAGCAGGATTTAATATATTTTCTGTAATATCGCTTCCGTGATTACATTTATACTTTGATTTATTTGACGGAGTAATCCAGTCAATAGTATTTTCAATGTTAACCTTATCTTATTGATCTGGAGCCAAAAACGGTGAAGGTGCAAATGAAGGTAAAGAAAAATTAGAAAGATAA
- a CDS encoding F0F1 ATP synthase subunit C encodes MPLYSTLFMFLADENNIGTGLKFLGAGLTGMGMIGASIGQGMVGYGACIAIGRNPETAPKITSTLIITAGFCESGAIYALVIAILLIFVA; translated from the coding sequence ATGCCTTTATACTCAACATTATTTATGTTTTTAGCAGACGAAAATAATATTGGGACAGGACTTAAATTTTTAGGTGCTGGTCTAACTGGTATGGGAATGATCGGAGCATCAATCGGTCAAGGTATGGTAGGATATGGTGCATGTATCGCTATTGGTAGAAACCCAGAAACTGCACCAAAAATTACTTCTACTTTAATTATTACAGCAGGATTTTGTGAATCAGGAGCAATTTACGCTTTAGTTATCGCAATTCTATTAATTTTTGTAGCATAA
- the atpF gene encoding F0F1 ATP synthase subunit B, with protein MLLATAGIPNIIEGLFPNLANFIAHILSTIVILILLTKLVYKPFREMIKERRKKINELLDDAALKQAQANKNNKIASKFLDTAKEESKEIVSAAKLEADSLKFEIIENARTEATNIQTHAKKAIDFERNEMQEQMRQEVIDLAFVAAEKIMNENVSKEKNEKMIKDFINSLD; from the coding sequence ATGCTTTTAGCAACTGCAGGTATTCCTAATATTATTGAAGGTTTATTTCCAAATTTAGCTAATTTTATTGCACATATATTATCAACAATTGTTATTTTGATATTGCTAACAAAATTAGTTTACAAACCTTTCAGAGAAATGATTAAGGAACGTAGAAAAAAAATAAATGAATTATTAGATGATGCTGCTTTAAAACAAGCACAAGCTAATAAAAATAATAAAATTGCTTCTAAGTTTTTAGATACTGCAAAAGAAGAATCTAAAGAAATTGTAAGTGCTGCAAAACTTGAAGCTGATAGTTTGAAATTTGAAATAATTGAAAACGCAAGAACAGAAGCTACTAACATTCAAACTCATGCTAAAAAAGCAATTGACTTTGAAAGAAATGAAATGCAAGAACAAATGAGACAAGAAGTAATTGATCTTGCATTTGTTGCTGCTGAAAAAATTATGAATGAAAATGTTTCTAAAGAAAAAAATGAAAAAATGATTAAAGACTTTATAAATAGTTTGGACTAG
- a CDS encoding F0F1 ATP synthase subunit delta, with amino-acid sequence MIKQTLINNWASAICELAKEENKVESFTQTLEDLKKVFETNQEAVEFLSNKFIPLEKRINFIDNIFKKEIDQLVLNSLKLIVEREYFSSVNYIFEAAIKKLWESLEIKKGIIYSTIEIDKKTISTIEEKIHKKICQKIKLENKIDSSLIAGIRIEVANNVFDYSLKGKVEDMKNMILENRK; translated from the coding sequence GTGATTAAACAAACCTTAATTAACAACTGAGCCTCTGCCATTTGTGAATTAGCCAAAGAAGAAAATAAAGTAGAATCATTTACACAAACTTTAGAAGATTTAAAAAAAGTTTTCGAAACAAATCAAGAAGCTGTTGAATTTTTATCAAATAAATTTATTCCATTAGAAAAAAGAATAAATTTTATTGATAATATTTTCAAAAAAGAAATTGATCAATTAGTTTTAAATTCATTAAAACTAATTGTGGAAAGAGAATACTTCTCATCTGTAAATTATATTTTTGAAGCTGCAATTAAAAAGCTTTGAGAAAGTTTGGAAATCAAAAAAGGAATTATTTATTCAACTATTGAAATTGATAAAAAAACAATTTCAACTATTGAAGAAAAAATTCATAAAAAAATATGTCAAAAAATAAAACTAGAAAATAAAATCGACAGTTCATTAATAGCTGGTATAAGAATTGAAGTAGCAAATAATGTTTTTGACTATTCTCTAAAAGGAAAAGTTGAAGATATGAAAAATATGATTTTAGAAAATAGAAAATAG
- the atpA gene encoding F0F1 ATP synthase subunit alpha yields the protein MSLKINEISEVIKKQIKEYGKEVIESQEGTVASIGDGVALLFGLDDVMMGELLIFSNDIYGMTLNLEEGAVGAVIIGDDSKIRQGDKVIRTGKVVETPVGDELLGRVLNGIGLPIDGKGPLNNSKFSPVEKIATGVMSRKSVNQPMETGILAIDSIIPIGKGQRELIIGDRQTGKTAIAIDSIINQKGKNVKCVYVAIGQKESTVAQVVEKLKLAGSMEYTTVISASASESAPMQYIAPYTGVSIAEEWMSKGDDVLIVYDDLSKHAIAYRTLALLLRRPPGREAYPGDVFYLHSRLLERAARVNENYGGGSITALPIIETQAGDISAYIPTNVISITDGQIFLSEQLFNSGIRPAVNTGLSVSRVGSSAQIKAVKQVAGTLKLELAQYYELQAFAKFGSDLDETTKETLSHGQKIVELLKQRQYKPISQIDQSIILLAIKERIIKWLPLNEMINFKEAVINHFENDNNAKALRKLLSTEKEFSDQLYKDIKSQVVLILKDMTSKIKGYQASDFGKEEEFKKLT from the coding sequence ATGTCACTTAAAATAAACGAAATATCAGAAGTCATCAAAAAACAAATTAAAGAATATGGCAAAGAAGTTATTGAATCGCAAGAAGGTACTGTTGCAAGTATCGGTGATGGTGTTGCGCTATTATTCGGTTTAGATGATGTTATGATGGGTGAACTTTTAATTTTTTCAAACGACATCTACGGTATGACTCTTAATTTAGAAGAAGGAGCAGTTGGTGCTGTTATTATTGGAGATGATTCAAAAATTCGTCAAGGTGATAAAGTAATAAGAACTGGTAAGGTTGTTGAAACTCCAGTTGGAGATGAATTGCTTGGTAGAGTTTTAAATGGGATTGGATTACCAATAGATGGTAAAGGTCCTCTAAACAATAGTAAATTCTCACCAGTTGAAAAAATAGCAACAGGTGTAATGTCAAGAAAATCAGTTAACCAACCAATGGAAACAGGTATTCTTGCAATAGATTCAATTATTCCAATTGGAAAAGGACAAAGAGAGTTAATTATTGGAGATAGACAAACTGGAAAAACAGCAATTGCAATAGATTCAATCATTAACCAAAAAGGTAAAAACGTTAAATGTGTATATGTTGCTATTGGACAAAAAGAATCAACAGTTGCACAAGTTGTAGAAAAACTAAAATTAGCAGGATCAATGGAATACACAACAGTAATTTCTGCATCAGCAAGTGAATCAGCTCCAATGCAATATATAGCTCCTTATACTGGAGTTTCAATAGCAGAAGAGTGAATGTCAAAAGGTGATGATGTTTTAATAGTTTATGATGATTTATCAAAACACGCCATTGCTTACAGAACATTAGCTCTGCTTTTAAGAAGACCACCAGGTCGTGAAGCTTATCCTGGAGATGTATTTTATTTACACTCAAGATTATTGGAAAGAGCAGCAAGAGTAAATGAAAATTATGGTGGAGGAAGCATCACAGCACTTCCTATTATTGAAACTCAAGCTGGAGATATATCAGCTTATATTCCAACAAATGTTATTTCAATTACTGATGGACAAATATTTTTATCAGAACAATTATTTAACTCAGGAATAAGACCTGCTGTAAATACTGGTTTATCAGTTTCAAGAGTTGGTTCTTCAGCTCAGATAAAAGCAGTTAAACAAGTAGCGGGAACATTAAAACTTGAACTAGCACAATATTATGAATTACAAGCTTTTGCTAAATTCGGAAGTGACTTAGATGAAACAACAAAAGAAACTTTAAGTCATGGTCAAAAAATTGTTGAGTTATTAAAACAAAGACAATACAAACCTATTTCACAAATCGATCAATCAATAATATTGTTAGCTATAAAAGAAAGAATAATAAAATGGTTACCACTAAATGAAATGATTAACTTTAAGGAAGCAGTTATAAATCATTTCGAAAATGATAATAATGCGAAAGCACTTAGAAAATTATTATCGACTGAAAAAGAATTCAGTGATCAATTATATAAAGATATAAAATCTCAAGTTGTATTAATTCTAAAAGATATGACTTCAAAAATAAAAGGTTATCAAGCATCTGATTTTGGAAAAGAAGAAGAGTTTAAAAAATTAACTTAG
- the atpG gene encoding ATP synthase F1 subunit gamma — translation MPNLSELKSEISNIKDIGKITGAMELVATAKLKKISKRMGNIQTYLDEVYDVFNYIISHSEDSIYLKKPNQSKTNTLWIVIGSNLGLCGGYNSNVFKVLKPLIDKKTDSVFAIGTKVINFCRANGIEMKEQFTDIDVDFSNEQSRKMSVNLLNYFVQKEFDEIKIVYTKFINNVTFEPKVLDMFPIEKKEAYDDNEDVILEPDPETVLTTSVSMYLNTILFGTIIESQVSEQASRRMAMEAANKNGRELSENLSVMFNRKRQENITQEISEIIGGANAQNED, via the coding sequence ATGCCAAATCTTAGCGAACTAAAAAGTGAAATAAGTAATATAAAAGATATTGGAAAAATTACAGGAGCAATGGAACTAGTTGCAACTGCAAAACTAAAAAAAATATCTAAAAGAATGGGAAACATTCAAACTTATTTAGATGAAGTTTATGATGTTTTTAATTATATTATTTCTCACTCAGAAGACTCAATATATTTAAAGAAACCAAATCAGAGTAAAACAAATACTTTATGAATAGTTATAGGATCAAATCTTGGTTTATGCGGAGGTTATAATTCAAATGTTTTTAAAGTATTAAAACCTTTAATAGATAAAAAAACAGATAGTGTATTTGCAATCGGAACTAAAGTAATAAATTTTTGCAGAGCAAACGGAATTGAAATGAAAGAACAGTTTACAGATATTGATGTAGATTTTTCAAACGAGCAATCTAGAAAAATGTCAGTTAACCTATTAAACTATTTTGTTCAAAAAGAATTTGATGAAATTAAAATCGTATACACTAAATTTATTAACAACGTAACTTTTGAACCAAAAGTATTGGACATGTTTCCGATAGAAAAAAAAGAAGCTTATGATGATAATGAAGATGTTATCTTGGAACCAGATCCAGAAACAGTATTAACAACAAGTGTTTCAATGTATTTGAATACAATTTTATTCGGAACAATAATTGAATCACAAGTTTCAGAACAAGCAAGTAGAAGAATGGCAATGGAAGCTGCTAACAAAAATGGAAGAGAGCTTTCAGAAAATTTAAGTGTTATGTTTAACAGAAAAAGACAAGAAAACATTACACAAGAAATCAGTGAAATCATTGGTGGAGCTAATGCTCAAAACGAAGATTAG